A portion of the Malania oleifera isolate guangnan ecotype guangnan chromosome 3, ASM2987363v1, whole genome shotgun sequence genome contains these proteins:
- the LOC131151439 gene encoding E3 ubiquitin-protein ligase MBR1-like: MDEISRKRSVGGLPVSRKGSSLVLRDTADNRDQNAQFCNRLGCSGRLKSMRSTQSGYLEKPKSQRPLFRSSSNGKEIIGSSSRTCSMVSNSRKYFLASRKKTPSQMETDSSESSSVQDESDALELSPSGKIETGLPPQLLDADSGDVTLMEVGSSSVTSNTRPRKNIHQKSRLGNQETTIGSSVSLASRSTPQGGRYGANASRYNLRNLRCNSISDVIPPGFSSSETSLSRGKDTLKKINPEGGSSSSAKGKKISGLSSLEEKRISSSSHGISISDSRRPRNWLPSNRDNNIGSVRTRRSINDNARVRLSNPRNLNNLSSTVSPVVIPHGIAGSANAPSLSHQFSAESSATQPNSCSQPSSRSENVRNIMSFGPAEVGFTRTSMNRDAMHHYSMDGIAEVLLALERIEQDEITYEQLLILQTNLFLNGLAFHDQHRDLRLDIENMSYEELLDLEERMGTVSTALSEEALSKCLRRSIYQCASPETEVIGCSGDYDDIKCSICQEEYSDGDEVGRLQCEHRFHVVCIQQWLQLKNWCPICKASAATSA, translated from the exons ATGGATGAAATTTCTCGGAAAAGGTCTGTGGGTGGGCTTCCAGTCTCTAGAAAGGGATCAAGTCTTGTTTTGAGAGATACAGCGGACAATAGGGACCAAAATGCTCAGTTTTGCAATCGCCTTGGGTGCAGTGGCAGGCTTAAATCCATGAGAAGTACACAATCTGGCTATCTGGAAAAACCCAAATCTCAGAGGCCATTATTCCGTTCATCCTCAAATGGCAAGGAAATAATTGGAAGTTCATCTAGGACTTGCTCCATGGTTAGCAACTCAAGAAAATATTTCCTGGCATCTCGGAAGAAAACACCTTCTCAAATGGAAACTGACTCATCTGAATCTAGCAGTGTTCAGGATGAGTCAGATGCTTTGGAACTATCACCCTCTGGAAAGATTGAAACAGGCCTTCCCCCTCAACTGCTAGATGCTGATTCTGGTGATGTTACACTGATGGAAGTAGGGAGTTCTAGTGTTACGTCGAACACAAGACCTCGGAAGAATATTCATCAAAAATCTAGATTGGGCAACCAGGAAACTACAATTGGTTCCTCTGTTTCACTGGCATCTAGAAGCACACCCCAAGGAGGAAGATATGGTGCTAATGCAAGTAGGTATAATCTAAGAAATCTGAGGTGCAATTCAATATCTGATGTTATCCCACCAGGTTTTTCATCATCAGAAACAAGCCTCAGCAGGGGGAAGGACACTCTAAAAAAGATTAATCCTGAAGGAGGAAGTAGCTCCTCCGCTAAGGGGAAAAAGATAAGTGGACTGTCATCATTGGAGGAGAAACGGATTTCCAGTTCTAGTCATGGCATCTCAATTTCTGATTCAAGAAGACCCAGAAATTGGCTTCCTAGCAACAGGGATAATAATATTGGATCAGTTAGAACTCGCAGATCAATTAATGATAACGCCAGGGTGAGGCTCTCTAACCCAAGAAATTTGAATAATTTATCATCAACCGTGTCTCCTGTTGTGATTCCACATGGAATAGCTGGCAGTGCCAATGCTCCTAGTTTATCACACCAATTCTCTGCAGAAAGTTCTGCAACTCAGCCTAATTCTTGCAGCCAACCGAGTAGTAGGAGTGAGAATGTACGTAATATAATGTCATTTGGTCCTGCAGAGGTTGGCTTCACCCGCACTTCAATGAATCGGGATGCCATGCATCATTATAGCATGGATGGGATTGCagag GTATTGTTGGCACTCGAGAGGATTGAACAAGATGAAATAACATATGAG CAATTACTTATTCTTCAGACAAATTTGTTCCTCAATGGATTAGCCTTCCATGATCAGCATAGGGACTTGAGACTAGATATCGAGAACATGTCATATGAG GAATTATTAGATCTTGAAGAGAGGATGGGCACAGTCAGCACAGCTCTTTCAGAAGAAGCATTGTCTAAATGCCTCAGAAGAAGCATATATCAGTGTGCATCTCCCGAGACAGAAGTCATTGGCTGTAGTGGGGATTATGACGACATTAAATGCAGCATCTGTCAG GAAGAGTATTCAGATGGAGATGAAGTGGGGAGACTGCAATGCGAGCATAGGTTTCATGTGGTCTGCATACAACAATGGCTGCAGCTGAAGAACTGGTGCCCTATCTGCAAAGCTTCGGCCGCAACCTCAGCTTAA